From the Acidilutibacter cellobiosedens genome, one window contains:
- a CDS encoding tetratricopeptide repeat protein, which produces MDKIEKYFKRKADKISFIEIKQNTSVKVGDYIVTGDLPLPVITDVFLKEIKKGNLQDDIKVSYIIEGIIFLMGTDHDFKYNDKYKEILKKYNSDIESYIFYKGLKEVENENYEKGAILFRTLTNLNREHINGLFNLGICYEGISYGEKELKEDFLKKSMETFESILDLNPKYSLAYYKLGYYYKTFGQFEKAKLSWEKFILLSKDSERKDEIREEIEKIADNASYERGCNLLFARNYSAAIDEFTHLENRYKDLWNIYYMKGLTYKGLNDLNSSIENFKKAAELNPKSSDIFNELGIALYGVGNFQDSIDAFSKGININDKDYRIICNRGIVYFQIGMYDEAKEDIDRAFSINPQNKTIKDVKYKLEKILGTN; this is translated from the coding sequence ATGGATAAAATTGAAAAATATTTTAAAAGAAAAGCTGATAAAATTTCTTTCATTGAAATAAAGCAAAATACATCGGTAAAGGTGGGAGATTACATTGTTACCGGTGATTTGCCTTTACCTGTAATTACGGATGTATTTTTAAAGGAGATCAAAAAAGGGAATCTACAAGACGATATAAAGGTATCATATATTATAGAAGGAATTATTTTTTTAATGGGGACAGACCATGATTTTAAATATAATGATAAATATAAAGAGATATTAAAAAAATATAATTCCGATATAGAAAGTTATATTTTTTATAAAGGATTAAAAGAAGTAGAAAATGAAAATTATGAAAAAGGAGCAATATTATTTAGAACACTGACTAATTTAAACCGGGAACATATTAACGGATTGTTTAATCTGGGAATATGCTATGAAGGAATATCCTATGGAGAGAAGGAATTGAAAGAGGACTTTCTTAAAAAATCGATGGAAACATTTGAGAGCATACTTGATTTGAATCCTAAGTATTCCCTTGCTTATTATAAATTGGGATATTATTATAAAACTTTTGGACAATTTGAAAAAGCGAAGCTTTCCTGGGAGAAATTTATTTTGCTTAGTAAAGATTCGGAGAGAAAAGATGAAATAAGAGAGGAAATAGAAAAAATAGCAGACAATGCATCGTATGAAAGGGGATGTAATTTGTTGTTTGCCAGAAATTATTCTGCCGCAATAGACGAATTTACTCATTTGGAAAATCGTTATAAGGACTTGTGGAACATTTATTATATGAAAGGGTTAACTTATAAAGGGCTAAATGATTTAAATTCTTCTATTGAAAATTTTAAAAAGGCAGCAGAGCTTAATCCTAAGAGCTCGGATATATTTAATGAACTGGGGATTGCTCTATATGGAGTTGGTAATTTTCAGGATTCAATAGATGCTTTTTCAAAAGGTATTAACATTAATGATAAAGATTATAGAATAATATGCAACAGAGGAATAGTATATTTTCAGATAGGAATGTATGATGAAGCGAAAGAGGATATAGACAGAGCATTTTCAATAAATCCTCAAAATAAAACAATTAAGGATGTTAAATATAAGTTGGAAAAAATATTAGGAACAAATTAA
- a CDS encoding bifunctional enoyl-CoA hydratase/phosphate acetyltransferase: protein MINKLEELLKIKYEKKMKLAVVASQDHEVLEAVSEGANLNIIEPILIGDINKTKKIAQKYNISINKWKTIDEPDLKKSAEIGVKLVSQGNANFIMKGLVDTPTLMKEVLNKDYGLRTENLLSHTMIYETKNYYKFILLTDGGMNLIPNVDEKEKIINNAVKVGHALGMKKIKVACLAAKEKVDKKMIATLDAGELKKRYEEGKFEDGVIVDGPMALDLAVSKKAAQIKNYNSEVAGDADVFLVPNIEMGNGIGKSITYFADGKSAGVIMGAKVPVVLVSRADSHESKLYSIALGSLVSQHMTK from the coding sequence ATGATAAACAAATTAGAAGAATTGCTTAAAATAAAATATGAAAAGAAGATGAAGTTGGCTGTAGTGGCATCTCAAGACCATGAGGTCTTGGAGGCTGTATCGGAAGGAGCAAATTTAAACATTATAGAGCCAATTTTAATTGGAGATATAAATAAAACTAAGAAAATTGCCCAAAAATATAATATATCAATTAATAAATGGAAAACCATAGATGAACCGGATTTGAAAAAGTCGGCGGAAATCGGAGTTAAACTTGTAAGTCAGGGAAACGCAAATTTTATAATGAAAGGTTTGGTGGATACGCCAACACTTATGAAGGAAGTATTAAATAAAGATTACGGATTGAGAACGGAAAACCTTCTCAGTCATACAATGATATATGAGACAAAAAATTATTATAAATTCATTTTGCTAACAGATGGAGGAATGAATTTAATTCCAAATGTAGACGAAAAAGAAAAAATTATAAATAATGCAGTAAAAGTGGGGCATGCCCTGGGAATGAAAAAAATAAAGGTAGCTTGCCTGGCGGCAAAGGAAAAAGTTGATAAAAAGATGATTGCAACATTAGATGCGGGCGAACTTAAAAAGAGGTATGAGGAAGGAAAATTTGAAGATGGGGTAATAGTAGACGGACCCATGGCATTAGATTTGGCCGTTTCAAAAAAAGCTGCTCAGATTAAAAATTATAATAGCGAAGTGGCAGGGGATGCGGATGTGTTTTTAGTTCCCAATATTGAAATGGGAAATGGAATAGGAAAGAGTATTACCTATTTCGCAGACGGAAAATCTGCCGGCGTTATAATGGGAGCTAAAGTGCCGGTAGTTTTAGTATCGAGGGCTGATTCTCATGAATCCAAATTGTATTCAATCGCTTTGGGAAGTTTAGTTTCACAACATATGACAAAATAA
- a CDS encoding putative holin-like toxin, which produces MNTYESISLMIMFSMFVISLISLIVGLTANKKGKK; this is translated from the coding sequence ATGAATACATATGAATCCATATCTTTAATGATTATGTTTTCTATGTTTGTAATATCGCTAATCTCCTTAATTGTTGGCTTAACAGCCAACAAAAAGGGAAAAAAATAA
- a CDS encoding glycosyl hydrolase family 18 protein has translation MKKFIIFLIFALCIFTGIFFLYKYVPNAETVSYSYDEPTLIIEDDVITDNDDSLLIEDNNIFLSYDTIKKFIDPNIFYDENEGTIVITTINKVIKAKINEDKASVNEREVQLKNSIIKVNNILYIPIELFPEDYKTDIRYIKERNTVIIDFKDRQYPIGEVYTVNGTVRTGPSIKSPLLLGKVEEGSKLLIFEEYDKWYKIRTEEGIVGFIEKRYVKKDLAQKKGEEVSDGAVSEKINITWDYIGDYGGNIDKILPVHGLDIICPTFFSITDKDGTIKDKGNQQYVSKYQSLGYKVWGLVSNSFDPDVTGEVLKNTSSREQLINKLLEIYINYGLDGINIDFENVYLRDKELLTQFVRELTPIFKEHNMVVSIDVTPISSSENWSKFYDRVELARIVDYIVIMTYDQYWAASPNAGSVAQYTWVEESIKNIINEVPNNKLILGIPYYTRLWKTDSDGKLSSVTLSMDAQDKFVADNNMIKRWDKESGQFYGEVDKEGENYKIWLEDENSIKLKTSLVNKYDLAGVASWRKGYEKEEIWETISNNIRLN, from the coding sequence ATGAAGAAATTTATAATTTTCTTAATTTTCGCATTATGCATATTTACGGGAATATTTTTTTTATATAAATATGTACCTAATGCTGAAACAGTATCTTATAGTTATGATGAACCTACACTTATAATAGAAGATGACGTTATAACAGATAATGATGATTCCCTATTGATTGAAGATAATAACATATTTTTATCATACGACACAATAAAGAAGTTTATAGATCCAAATATATTTTATGATGAAAATGAAGGGACAATTGTAATAACTACTATTAATAAAGTAATTAAAGCTAAAATAAATGAAGATAAAGCATCAGTAAACGAAAGAGAAGTTCAACTAAAAAATTCTATTATAAAAGTTAATAATATATTATATATTCCTATAGAATTGTTTCCGGAGGATTATAAAACTGATATAAGATATATAAAAGAAAGAAATACTGTGATTATTGATTTTAAAGACAGACAATACCCTATAGGAGAAGTTTATACCGTAAATGGAACTGTGAGAACAGGGCCTTCCATTAAGTCACCTTTACTTTTAGGAAAGGTGGAAGAAGGAAGTAAATTACTCATATTCGAAGAATATGATAAATGGTACAAGATAAGAACCGAAGAGGGAATAGTCGGGTTTATCGAAAAAAGATATGTAAAGAAGGATTTGGCTCAAAAAAAGGGAGAAGAGGTTTCTGATGGAGCGGTTTCAGAAAAAATCAATATTACATGGGATTATATAGGGGACTATGGAGGAAATATTGATAAAATTCTTCCTGTTCACGGGTTAGATATTATTTGTCCTACTTTTTTTTCCATAACAGATAAAGATGGAACAATTAAAGATAAAGGAAATCAACAGTATGTTTCTAAATATCAATCTTTAGGATATAAAGTATGGGGATTAGTATCCAATAGTTTTGATCCGGATGTGACAGGGGAAGTTCTCAAGAATACATCTTCGAGAGAGCAGCTCATAAATAAACTTTTAGAGATCTATATTAATTATGGGTTAGATGGAATAAATATTGACTTTGAAAATGTATACCTAAGGGATAAAGAGCTTCTTACCCAATTTGTAAGAGAGCTGACTCCCATATTCAAGGAACATAATATGGTAGTTTCCATAGATGTAACACCGATATCCTCCAGTGAAAACTGGTCGAAGTTTTATGATAGAGTAGAATTGGCAAGGATTGTTGATTATATAGTAATTATGACTTATGATCAATATTGGGCGGCAAGTCCTAATGCAGGTTCGGTAGCTCAGTATACATGGGTAGAGGAAAGTATTAAAAATATAATTAATGAGGTACCTAATAATAAGCTGATACTTGGAATACCTTATTATACAAGATTATGGAAAACCGATTCCGATGGGAAATTAAGCTCTGTAACATTATCCATGGATGCTCAGGATAAATTTGTTGCCGATAATAATATGATTAAACGTTGGGATAAGGAAAGCGGACAATTTTATGGGGAAGTTGATAAAGAAGGAGAAAATTATAAGATATGGCTTGAAGACGAAAATTCTATTAAATTAAAAACGTCTCTTGTAAACAAGTATGATTTAGCGGGAGTTGCTTCCTGGAGGAAAGGATACGAAAAAGAAGAAATATGGGAAACCATAAGTAATAACATAAGATTAAACTAA
- the sfsA gene encoding DNA/RNA nuclease SfsA, with the protein MKYNDVIEGIFLNRPNRFIAEVLIDNNVERVHVKNTGRCKEILVYGTKVYLEKSNNANRKTKFSIISAFKENTLINIDSQAPNKVVYEAIKSGKIDEFKDITYIRREVVFDKSRFDLYYERGKKKGFIEIKGVTLEKDKLALFPDAPTERGAKHVEEMIKAKKEGLEGFIFFLIQMENISIFTPNYLMDKKFGENVKRAKSCGVNIIGYNSIVTKNEIKIGKKIKILV; encoded by the coding sequence TTGAAATATAATGATGTTATCGAGGGAATATTTTTAAATCGTCCCAACAGATTTATTGCTGAAGTACTAATTGATAATAATGTAGAAAGAGTCCATGTGAAAAATACAGGAAGATGTAAAGAAATCCTCGTCTACGGAACAAAAGTATATCTTGAAAAGTCAAATAACGCTAACAGAAAAACTAAATTTTCGATTATATCGGCTTTTAAAGAAAATACTCTCATAAACATCGACTCCCAAGCCCCCAATAAAGTAGTATATGAAGCTATAAAGAGCGGAAAAATAGACGAATTTAAAGATATAACTTATATTCGAAGGGAAGTCGTCTTTGACAAATCAAGATTTGATTTATATTATGAAAGAGGAAAGAAAAAAGGATTTATTGAAATAAAGGGAGTGACTCTCGAAAAAGATAAATTGGCGCTGTTTCCCGATGCTCCTACGGAAAGAGGAGCAAAACACGTTGAAGAAATGATAAAAGCAAAAAAAGAGGGCCTTGAAGGCTTTATCTTCTTTTTAATACAAATGGAAAATATATCTATCTTTACACCAAATTATCTGATGGATAAAAAGTTCGGAGAAAATGTAAAAAGAGCTAAAAGCTGCGGAGTAAACATCATTGGGTATAATTCCATAGTAACAAAGAATGAAATTAAAATAGGAAAAAAGATTAAAATATTAGTTTAA
- a CDS encoding methyl-accepting chemotaxis protein: MKNIKIRIATFMAILLIIICTGLGIQSYNTSSKALIENTKDTMPQLALEASKVIEYGISKELSSLDIISSNTKISYVEKSPEDISEIINMMDKEVKRSGYLKMAIVDKSGNAIYNNGQKSNLKGEEYFKNAMSGEKTVTDPIKDKGSDSIVMVYAVPIKNNGNTIGALIAFRDGYELCDLAKETKLGKTGSAFVINKEGKTIAHSDQSIISKIVDASSSATVTQDKADVSSSATVKENETDAGSSATISGNITKTAEGFENFSNLQTLMSEGKTGFGEYKFNGTPKLIGYAPVKERVWSVAVEMDKKEVLSGLTELKTKFIIISTISSLIGILVSYIIAVGIDKPIKFLTGECDKMANGDFTLILNDKYTKRKDEIGNLAKSFNQINISVSEIIRNVMSEANNVNSFVNTSTHSISQLNTMIEELSSITEEISSGMGRTATSTVEMKNSSADIKKSVESITVKAQEGALSAKEISEKALKLKNNFLLSQNSLSKILDETKKNLEEALKRAESVDEINKLSSAILHVTSQTNMLALNANIEASRAGDAGKGFMVVAGEIRKLAEYSKQTATEIQGITKDVIDSVGNLSVNSNNMLEFIASDINNDYNLILKTMEQYISDTALTNNLINDFNKNSREIFNSMEGMLKEIEGISSATSEGAEGTESIAEKLNRVLEKADEVKMQVKYSKNSIDTLVNIVSRFKV, translated from the coding sequence ATGAAAAATATCAAGATAAGAATTGCTACATTTATGGCTATTTTATTAATTATTATCTGCACGGGATTAGGTATCCAGTCTTATAATACTTCATCTAAGGCTTTAATTGAAAATACAAAAGATACAATGCCTCAACTTGCATTGGAGGCTTCAAAAGTAATCGAATATGGAATATCCAAAGAATTGAGTTCTTTGGATATAATATCGTCGAATACAAAAATATCCTATGTTGAGAAAAGCCCTGAGGATATATCCGAAATTATAAATATGATGGACAAGGAGGTTAAAAGATCCGGATATTTAAAAATGGCAATAGTAGATAAATCCGGAAATGCCATATACAATAACGGTCAAAAGTCCAATTTAAAAGGCGAAGAATATTTCAAAAATGCTATGTCGGGTGAAAAAACTGTAACAGATCCCATCAAGGACAAAGGGAGCGATTCCATCGTTATGGTATATGCTGTGCCCATAAAAAATAACGGAAATACAATAGGTGCATTAATTGCTTTCAGAGATGGATATGAGTTATGCGATTTGGCAAAAGAAACAAAATTAGGAAAAACAGGAAGTGCTTTTGTAATCAACAAGGAAGGAAAAACTATTGCCCATTCGGACCAAAGTATAATATCAAAAATAGTTGACGCAAGCTCCAGTGCAACAGTAACTCAAGACAAAGCAGATGTCAGCTCGTCAGCAACTGTCAAAGAAAACGAAACCGACGCAGGCTCATCGGCTACCATCTCCGGCAATATTACAAAAACAGCTGAGGGATTTGAAAATTTCAGCAACCTTCAGACTTTAATGTCGGAAGGGAAAACCGGATTTGGAGAATATAAATTTAACGGAACTCCAAAGCTTATCGGATACGCTCCGGTAAAGGAAAGAGTATGGTCTGTTGCTGTAGAGATGGATAAAAAAGAAGTACTTTCCGGACTTACAGAATTGAAAACAAAATTTATAATTATTTCCACAATATCCTCCCTTATAGGAATACTTGTATCATATATCATAGCTGTCGGAATAGACAAACCTATTAAATTTTTAACCGGAGAATGTGACAAAATGGCAAATGGAGATTTTACACTGATTTTAAATGATAAATATACAAAGAGGAAAGATGAAATAGGCAATTTAGCAAAAAGTTTCAACCAAATAAACATAAGCGTATCGGAAATAATAAGAAATGTTATGTCTGAGGCCAACAACGTAAACAGCTTTGTTAACACTTCCACTCATTCGATTTCTCAGCTCAATACCATGATTGAGGAACTGTCTTCTATCACGGAAGAAATCTCGTCAGGTATGGGAAGAACTGCAACTTCCACTGTAGAAATGAAAAACTCTTCGGCAGATATTAAAAAATCCGTAGAATCAATCACTGTAAAAGCACAAGAAGGCGCTTTGTCTGCCAAGGAAATCAGTGAAAAGGCTTTAAAATTAAAAAATAATTTTCTATTATCTCAAAACAGCTTGTCTAAAATATTGGATGAAACAAAAAAGAATCTTGAAGAAGCATTAAAGAGGGCTGAATCCGTTGATGAAATAAACAAACTGTCATCAGCGATACTTCATGTGACTTCCCAAACCAATATGTTAGCCCTTAATGCAAACATAGAGGCGTCAAGAGCCGGAGATGCCGGAAAGGGATTTATGGTAGTAGCTGGAGAAATAAGAAAGTTAGCGGAATACTCAAAACAGACTGCAACCGAAATACAGGGTATTACCAAGGACGTAATAGATTCCGTTGGTAACCTTTCCGTAAATTCCAATAATATGCTTGAATTTATAGCTTCCGATATCAACAACGACTACAATTTAATACTGAAGACGATGGAACAGTACATAAGCGATACGGCTCTTACAAATAACCTCATAAATGATTTCAACAAAAACTCCAGGGAAATATTCAATTCCATGGAAGGTATGCTTAAAGAAATTGAAGGAATATCATCGGCAACATCCGAGGGTGCGGAAGGAACCGAAAGTATCGCGGAAAAATTAAACAGGGTACTTGAAAAGGCCGATGAAGTTAAAATGCAAGTAAAATATTCAAAAAATAGTATTGACACATTGGTGAATATTGTATCAAGATTTAAAGTCTAA
- a CDS encoding MBOAT family O-acyltransferase — protein sequence MIISISVNYVFSINISRNNKTKRMWLIFSLIFNLGILIVFKYTNFLVRIINSAVNTNWHLPYIPLPLGISFFTFQIMSYLIDVYRNDAEVQKNIFDLALYISLFPKLIVGPIVQYRRVGKQIRNRKHSLNKFALGVERFIIGLGKKVIFSEQLGIVADAAFNSQISDLSVMGGWLGVLCYTLQIYYDFSGYSDMAIGLGKMFGFDFPENFNYPYISQSISEFWRRWHISLGNWFRDYVYIPLGGNRSGLKKQCRNLFIVWLLTGIWHGADWTFIAWGLYYGVLIIFEKLFMGRWLHKLPEVFRHVYLVFWVMIGWIFFRSESIIQAKNFIKVIMGINDNLLYDNSFLTYIDNSGYLIILAILFSTNVIPKMKDLMKRKNKNLFENNLGYCLHSVFLSSILFIAVILLVNSTYKPFLYFNF from the coding sequence ATGATCATATCGATATCTGTAAATTATGTTTTTAGTATTAATATTTCAAGAAACAATAAAACAAAAAGAATGTGGCTTATATTTTCACTCATATTTAATCTGGGAATCCTGATTGTATTTAAATATACAAATTTTCTTGTGAGAATTATAAACTCAGCAGTTAATACTAACTGGCATCTTCCATATATACCGTTACCATTGGGAATATCATTTTTTACGTTTCAAATAATGAGTTACCTGATCGATGTTTATAGGAATGACGCAGAAGTACAAAAAAATATTTTTGATTTGGCATTATATATAAGTCTATTTCCTAAACTCATAGTTGGTCCGATAGTACAATACCGAAGGGTAGGTAAACAAATAAGAAATAGAAAACATTCATTGAATAAATTTGCCCTAGGGGTAGAAAGATTTATAATCGGGCTGGGAAAGAAAGTCATATTTTCTGAACAACTTGGCATTGTTGCAGATGCTGCTTTTAACTCTCAGATATCGGATTTATCTGTTATGGGCGGCTGGCTTGGAGTTTTGTGTTATACCCTTCAAATATATTATGATTTCAGCGGATACAGTGATATGGCAATAGGACTTGGAAAGATGTTTGGATTTGATTTCCCGGAAAATTTTAATTATCCTTATATTTCTCAATCAATATCGGAATTTTGGAGAAGATGGCATATATCCTTGGGGAATTGGTTTAGGGATTATGTATATATACCATTGGGAGGAAACAGATCGGGGTTAAAAAAACAGTGCAGAAATTTGTTTATAGTATGGCTTCTGACGGGCATATGGCATGGAGCTGATTGGACTTTTATTGCATGGGGATTGTATTATGGAGTACTTATAATTTTTGAAAAATTGTTTATGGGAAGATGGCTGCATAAATTGCCTGAAGTGTTTAGACATGTATATTTGGTATTTTGGGTTATGATAGGATGGATATTTTTTAGATCCGAAAGTATAATTCAAGCAAAAAATTTTATAAAAGTTATAATGGGTATTAATGACAATCTGCTGTATGATAATTCGTTTTTGACATATATAGATAATTCGGGATATTTAATTATCTTAGCGATTTTATTTTCAACTAATGTAATACCAAAGATGAAAGATTTAATGAAAAGAAAGAATAAAAATTTGTTTGAGAATAACTTAGGATATTGCTTACATTCCGTATTTTTATCTTCCATATTGTTTATCGCTGTAATATTGTTAGTAAATTCCACTTATAAGCCATTTTTGTATTTTAACTTTTAA
- a CDS encoding DHHW family protein codes for MSNNKAKWIAIPFIIIILSIFFVNIIVGDKTISTQENRTLQQKPTIGDLKDGTYGDKFESYFSDQFVFREELSKIYSRMKIAIGNSKINSYYYLLEDNWIMPSPSKIIPDSELKDMAKEINGLAEIGIKTGKKVYYVSTPHKDSVLSYLYPKHTDGLDNTLKNEKNVEKYFDTTKIKIINIDEYFLSKFTEKEREKLYFKTDHHWNGIGAFEGFKYIIEKMDMPGVNPSWDKYVTTTYDKGRFLGSYNKNIGNLVKEKESIPYVYLKNKPHYEFFTFDGVKEIKKREEDFVATHRNRKEIIYGGAYMFSSACSILKIRNKDALSDKKIIIFIDSYQPPTSLMFADVFSEVQLVDPRYIEKLNMSVEDIIKESDADILMFMYNNRGFKEMINTMEEHG; via the coding sequence ATGAGCAACAATAAGGCTAAGTGGATAGCCATTCCTTTTATAATAATAATTTTAAGTATATTTTTTGTCAACATAATTGTCGGGGATAAAACGATTAGTACTCAGGAGAATAGGACGTTACAGCAAAAACCTACCATAGGGGATCTGAAAGACGGGACATATGGGGATAAATTTGAAAGTTATTTTTCCGATCAGTTTGTGTTTAGGGAAGAGTTATCTAAAATATACAGCAGAATGAAAATTGCTATAGGGAACAGTAAGATCAACAGTTATTATTATTTGCTTGAAGATAATTGGATTATGCCGTCTCCTTCTAAAATAATTCCGGATTCGGAATTAAAGGATATGGCAAAGGAGATAAACGGTTTAGCTGAGATAGGTATAAAAACCGGGAAAAAGGTATACTATGTATCTACTCCTCATAAAGACAGTGTGCTGTCCTATTTATATCCAAAGCATACTGATGGATTGGATAACACATTAAAAAATGAAAAGAATGTGGAGAAATATTTTGATACGACAAAAATTAAAATTATAAATATAGACGAATATTTTTTAAGTAAATTTACAGAAAAGGAAAGAGAAAAATTGTATTTTAAAACTGATCATCATTGGAATGGAATAGGTGCATTTGAGGGATTTAAATATATTATAGAAAAGATGGACATGCCCGGAGTCAATCCTTCTTGGGACAAATACGTTACAACAACATATGATAAAGGAAGATTTTTGGGAAGCTACAACAAGAATATTGGGAATTTGGTAAAAGAAAAAGAATCAATACCTTATGTTTATTTAAAAAACAAACCTCATTATGAATTTTTTACATTTGACGGGGTTAAAGAGATTAAAAAGAGAGAAGAAGATTTTGTTGCTACCCATAGAAACAGGAAGGAAATAATATATGGCGGTGCATACATGTTCAGCAGCGCATGTTCTATTCTAAAGATAAGAAATAAAGACGCTTTGTCAGATAAAAAAATAATTATATTTATAGACAGCTATCAGCCTCCCACCTCATTAATGTTTGCAGATGTGTTTTCTGAAGTTCAGCTTGTGGATCCGAGGTATATTGAAAAATTGAATATGAGTGTTGAAGATATAATAAAAGAAAGCGATGCTGATATACTCATGTTTATGTATAACAACAGAGGATTTAAAGAAATGATAAACACGATGGAAGAACACGGTTAA
- a CDS encoding LytR/AlgR family response regulator transcription factor, whose translation MIKLLIAEEEPIVAERLEFISKSADNKLKIDIIYNFADVLKYAILDDYDIFCLDTKFKGTSGFEIAKKIRDMAKYKLTPIIFIAESLKNEDKITAFEEIHCYDYIVKPFTDERLKKPLYEIICNKIKKNGKNEYLDLVDRGCSYHINQNDIVYIEIQNKKLVITTVKKKIVLHTYTLHNILNKLTSNFVQCHKSYAVNLNYIKRIEPEGNVISLECTDSIIPIGRKYKKNLKEKICRPY comes from the coding sequence ATGATTAAGTTATTAATTGCAGAGGAGGAACCAATTGTTGCTGAAAGGTTGGAGTTTATTTCAAAATCCGCAGATAATAAATTAAAAATCGATATAATATACAATTTCGCTGATGTATTAAAATATGCAATATTGGATGATTATGATATCTTCTGCCTTGATACGAAATTCAAGGGTACTTCCGGTTTTGAAATTGCAAAAAAAATAAGAGATATGGCTAAGTACAAGCTGACTCCCATTATATTTATTGCTGAATCCTTAAAGAATGAAGATAAAATAACGGCTTTTGAAGAAATACACTGTTATGATTATATAGTCAAGCCTTTCACAGATGAAAGATTAAAGAAACCGCTATATGAAATAATATGCAACAAAATAAAAAAGAATGGGAAGAACGAATATCTTGATTTGGTAGATAGAGGTTGTTCGTATCATATAAATCAGAATGACATAGTCTATATTGAGATTCAGAACAAAAAATTGGTGATTACAACCGTAAAAAAGAAAATAGTACTGCATACTTATACGCTGCATAATATTTTAAATAAACTGACATCAAATTTTGTACAGTGCCATAAAAGCTATGCAGTAAACCTTAATTATATAAAAAGAATCGAGCCGGAAGGCAATGTTATTAGTCTTGAATGTACGGATTCGATTATCCCTATAGGAAGAAAATACAAGAAAAATCTAAAGGAAAAGATTTGCAGACCATATTGA